A single Orcinus orca chromosome 2, mOrcOrc1.1, whole genome shotgun sequence DNA region contains:
- the IL2RA gene encoding interleukin-2 receptor subunit alpha isoform X2 has product MEPGLLMWGFFVFIVVPGCVTDACLEDPPSLRNAMFKVLRYEVGTMINCDCKKGFRRRSPFMRCTGNSSHSAWENRCHCDSTSSPKTPGKQVTPGLKEQNEETTTEMQSQMQPTGQANLPGHCKEPPPWEYEREPLKRIYHFMAGQTVYYQCIQGFRPLQGGPTKSTCKMIYGNMRWTQPKLECISEGENSQFPGDEEPQESTDAPPGSETDFPLTTRMAGTTDFQTPTEVAATMDTFIFTTEYQIAVAGCILLLISIFLLTGLTWQQKWGLGSSRGRTGQCTPSQSRPTELQPQGNGKAKEANIH; this is encoded by the exons ATGCTTGTCTTGAAGACCCACCGAGTCTCAGAAACGCCATGTTCAAGGTCCTCAGGTATGAGGTGGGCACCATGATAAACTGTGACTGCAAGAAAGGCTTCCGCAGAAGGTCGCCCTTCATGCGCTGCACAGGAAACTCCAGCCACTCTGCCTGGGAAAACAGATGCCACTGCGACAGCACCT CCTCCCCTAAGACTCCAGGAAAACAAGTTACTCCTGGACTcaaagaacagaatgaagaaacgACCACAGAAATGCAGAGCCAAATGCAGCCCACAGGCCAAGCTAACCTTCCAG gtcactgCAAGGAGCCTCCACCATGGGAATATGAACGTGAACCTTTGAAGAGAATTTACCATTTCATGGCGGGGCAGACAGTTTACTACCAGTGCATTCAGGGATTCAGGCCCCTACAGGGAGGCCCTACCAAGAGCACCTGCAAGATGATCTATGGGAACATGAGGTGGACCCAGCCCAAGCTTGAGTGCATAAGTGAAGGGGAGAACAGTCAGTTTCCAG GTGATGAAGAGCCTCAGGAGAGCACGGATGCTCCCCCTGGCAGTGAAACTGATTTTCCCTTAACAACGAGGATGGCAGGTACCACAG ATTTCCAAACACCCACAGAAGTGGCCGCGACCATGGATACGTTCATATTTACAACCGAGTATCAGATCGCAG TGGCCGGCTGCATCCTGCTGCTCATCAGCATCTTCCTCCTGACAGGCCTCACCTGGCAGCAGAAATG GGGTTTGGGGAGCAGCAGAGGGAGAACTGGCCAGTGCACGCCTTCCCAGAGTCGACCCACAGAATTACAGCCGCAGGGAAATGGGAAAGCCAAGGAAGCGAACATCCACTGA